TAATTCCTGCTGTTGCAAGAAAAACAGGAGTAAAGTCAATTATTGTCCCTATTCATGACCCTAAACAGATCCCATATGGTCTGCAAAGGGAAATTGAAGAGGAAGTAGGAGACAAAAAGATTATCTTTCCCAAACCATTCTGCACCCTTAAACCAGTGGATGATAAGTATATTGATGCCTTTGCAGAGGTACTGGGAAAACCTGAAGTTGAAATTGAATCTGATAACCTTATTAAAAGCATTGAAGTTAAAAGAAGCGCCCCATGCGGTTCAACTTTTTTTGTAGCTGAAAAACTGATAAATACACCTGTAGATGGAGCTGAATTTGATGCTGGAATTCTTTATCATAATTATCCCTGTTTAGCCTCCATGGGTGTTGATAATCAAATAGGCGATACTTTGATGCATATTGCGGGTTATAAAATTAAAGAGGCTGTTAAAAAAGAGCTTGGTTTTGCTGCAAAATCTGCAGTGGTAGATGAGGAAA
The Methanobacterium sp. genome window above contains:
- a CDS encoding DUF166 family protein — its product is MDFRIFILSSGKYSSRIINNMAKMGFGENIVGIHEVDEDLPEFIDNIEEHIPENLPEADLIISIGLYGDINMIIPAVARKTGVKSIIVPIHDPKQIPYGLQREIEEEVGDKKIIFPKPFCTLKPVDDKYIDAFAEVLGKPEVEIESDNLIKSIEVKRSAPCGSTFFVAEKLINTPVDGAEFDAGILYHNYPCLASMGVDNQIGDTLMHIAGYKIKEAVKKELGFAAKSAVVDEEICQGGENCDYICRDVCPTLKIGDKTIIIKETGKVKINPETCGYCEICVQKCPFKAIEIKDNIKLNYDNK